From the genome of Lentilactobacillus buchneri, one region includes:
- a CDS encoding NUDIX hydrolase: MFKTWHHPGKILDQKNVYTGRVFAVDQLHIQTPDGLKIERDLIKTDPTITILAISPADQVVMSSEYRAGVNSDSVSLPAGIVNPGETSEQAAARELREETGYVAQSVTKMTRITSSEGFMDQFADLMLIKFDPSERVERHFDQDEFVNSQLVPLQQVVDWIREGKVNTAQAVSAIGYYTMFLK; the protein is encoded by the coding sequence TTGTTCAAAACATGGCACCACCCCGGCAAGATCCTCGACCAGAAAAACGTCTACACTGGTCGCGTCTTTGCCGTCGATCAACTACACATCCAGACACCGGACGGTCTCAAAATTGAGCGCGATCTGATTAAAACCGACCCGACCATCACCATCCTGGCAATTTCACCGGCTGATCAAGTTGTGATGAGCAGCGAATACCGGGCTGGCGTTAACAGCGATTCGGTTTCCTTACCAGCTGGCATAGTGAATCCAGGTGAAACCAGTGAACAGGCTGCTGCCCGCGAATTGCGGGAAGAAACCGGCTACGTTGCCCAATCAGTCACTAAGATGACTCGAATCACTTCTTCGGAAGGCTTCATGGACCAATTTGCCGACCTAATGTTGATTAAATTTGATCCTAGCGAACGCGTGGAACGCCACTTTGATCAAGATGAGTTCGTCAACAGTCAATTAGTGCCACTTCAACAAGTCGTCGATTGGATCCGCGAAGGTAAAGTCAACACCGCCCAAGCGGTTTCAGCAATCGGCTATTACACGATGTTTCTCAAATAA
- a CDS encoding 1,4-dihydroxy-2-naphthoate polyprenyltransferase, which translates to MSLSTFSQLVELRAKAASIFPFFTGLFFSWYLLDSVNGLYATLFFIAMILFNMTVDTLDNYNDYMHSTAEEWKTGTNIIGRDHISLNLIRFMIVIMVVPSALIGIFLVFKVGLPLLWMGLICFAIGIMYSSGPHPISSTPYGEVASGFAMGIMITLISVYVNSYQLFTWNASLLGQILLASSPLFFWIANIMLANNICDDQEDEVNHRWTIVHYIGKKNSLLMFNTANVLAVLLVFYAMYVGVFPLALFSILLAVPLIIKQSLIFNHEQIKTKTFVCSVQIMIFGSLSLCVGFLGYFIYTLIAH; encoded by the coding sequence ATGAGTTTATCAACTTTTTCCCAGCTCGTCGAGTTGCGAGCCAAAGCTGCCAGCATCTTTCCGTTTTTTACCGGACTGTTTTTCAGCTGGTACCTGCTCGACTCGGTGAATGGGCTTTACGCTACGCTTTTTTTCATTGCCATGATTCTGTTCAATATGACCGTGGACACCTTGGACAACTATAACGACTACATGCATTCAACCGCTGAGGAATGGAAAACCGGTACCAACATCATCGGTCGGGACCACATCTCTTTAAACCTCATTCGTTTTATGATCGTCATTATGGTTGTGCCATCAGCTTTGATTGGTATTTTCCTGGTATTCAAAGTCGGCCTGCCGCTGTTGTGGATGGGATTGATCTGTTTTGCCATCGGAATTATGTATTCATCCGGTCCACATCCCATCTCCAGCACGCCGTATGGTGAAGTGGCATCCGGCTTCGCTATGGGGATCATGATTACCCTGATCTCGGTCTACGTTAATTCCTATCAGCTCTTCACTTGGAATGCCTCGCTGCTTGGCCAGATTCTGCTGGCTTCGTCACCGTTGTTCTTCTGGATTGCCAACATTATGTTAGCCAATAACATTTGCGATGATCAAGAAGACGAGGTCAACCACCGTTGGACCATCGTCCACTACATCGGCAAGAAGAATTCCCTGCTAATGTTCAATACCGCCAACGTTTTAGCGGTTCTGCTGGTGTTTTACGCCATGTACGTTGGCGTCTTCCCATTGGCACTGTTCTCGATTCTACTGGCAGTTCCACTGATCATCAAGCAGTCCCTGATTTTCAACCATGAACAAATTAAAACCAAGACTTTTGTCTGTTCTGTTCAGATCATGATTTTTGGCTCACTCAGCTTGTGCGTCGGCTTTCTCGGCTACTTCATCTACACCCTGATTGCCCACTAG
- a CDS encoding phosphoglycerate dehydrogenase, whose protein sequence is MYQVKTYNAIAQAGLDRFSDNYQINKTDDADAYLIRSVNLHDQDFPKKLKVIARAGAGFNNIPLDKATANGTAVFNTPGSNANAVKELIIALLVASSRNLFAAADYAAHNSGADISLRTEKDKTKFKGTELTGRTLAVIGVGHVGSLVANAASALGMKVIGYDPYLSADAAWHISTTITRATTLGEALQQADYVTVHVPKNEETTGLIGPEQMAIMKDGVKLFNYSRDGIVDNEAAVDYLDARKIRTYYTDFGENILLNRDDVVVTPHIGGSTLEAEANGATQGANTIMTYLETGNIENSVNLPNLQVPFNTPYRLTLIHKNIPNMVGQIATLLADAGINIESMSNAARKDVAYTIVDLDNLNNEEEHQLVDRLSKIDAVFRVRVLQK, encoded by the coding sequence ATGTATCAAGTAAAAACTTACAATGCAATTGCACAAGCTGGATTAGACCGCTTCTCCGACAACTACCAAATTAACAAAACTGATGATGCGGATGCCTATCTGATTCGATCGGTTAACCTTCATGATCAGGACTTTCCCAAGAAATTAAAGGTGATCGCCAGAGCCGGCGCTGGGTTTAACAACATTCCATTGGACAAGGCAACTGCCAACGGAACCGCAGTCTTCAACACCCCCGGCAGCAACGCCAACGCCGTTAAAGAACTGATCATCGCGTTACTGGTGGCCTCATCTCGAAACTTGTTTGCTGCAGCCGATTACGCTGCCCACAATAGTGGCGCGGACATTTCGCTGCGAACTGAAAAAGACAAGACCAAGTTCAAAGGAACCGAATTGACCGGCCGAACCTTGGCAGTGATCGGGGTTGGCCACGTCGGCTCCCTGGTTGCCAATGCCGCCAGCGCTTTGGGGATGAAAGTGATTGGTTACGATCCATATCTGTCAGCCGATGCCGCTTGGCACATTTCGACAACCATCACTCGGGCAACCACGCTGGGAGAAGCCCTTCAGCAAGCCGATTATGTCACCGTCCATGTCCCGAAGAATGAAGAGACGACCGGACTGATCGGCCCTGAACAAATGGCCATTATGAAGGATGGCGTCAAACTATTTAACTATTCTCGCGACGGGATCGTCGACAACGAGGCGGCCGTGGACTATCTGGACGCGCGCAAAATTCGGACATACTATACCGACTTTGGTGAAAATATCCTGTTGAACCGAGACGATGTGGTGGTCACTCCACATATCGGCGGATCGACACTCGAAGCTGAAGCCAACGGCGCCACTCAGGGAGCTAATACGATCATGACATATTTGGAGACTGGAAACATTGAAAATTCCGTGAATCTCCCCAACCTCCAAGTGCCGTTTAACACCCCTTACCGCTTAACGTTGATCCATAAAAACATCCCCAACATGGTCGGCCAAATCGCCACCCTGTTGGCAGATGCGGGCATCAACATTGAAAGTATGAGCAACGCGGCCAGAAAAGACGTCGCCTACACGATTGTTGACCTGGATAACTTGAACAACGAGGAAGAACACCAATTGGTTGACCGTCTTTCGAAAATTGACGCGGTGTTTAGGGTCCGGGTGCTGCAAAAGTAG
- a CDS encoding L-lactate dehydrogenase: protein MTRKVGVIGMGHVGSTAAHYIVANGFADDLVLIDINEDKVKADAIDFEDAMSNLPVHTNITVNDYSALKDADVIISALGNIKLQDNPNDDRFAELPFTSKAVKSVAQKIKDSGFNGIIVAITNPVDVITSIYQQITGLPKKHVIGTGTLLDSSRMKRAVADELNLDPRSVTGFNLGEHGNSQFTAWSTVRVLSHPITEIAKERGLDLDALDKAAREGGFNVFHGKKYTNYGVATAAVRLANTVMSDAHTELAVSNYREELGTYLSYPAVVGRDGIIEQVQLKLTDDEKKKLQISADYIKTKFKESMEN, encoded by the coding sequence ATGACAAGAAAAGTTGGTGTTATCGGAATGGGACACGTTGGCTCAACAGCAGCGCATTACATTGTCGCAAACGGCTTCGCGGATGATTTGGTATTGATCGATATCAATGAAGATAAAGTGAAGGCTGACGCAATTGATTTTGAAGATGCAATGTCCAACCTGCCCGTCCACACCAACATTACTGTAAATGATTATTCTGCACTGAAGGATGCCGATGTCATTATTTCTGCATTGGGAAATATCAAACTTCAGGACAATCCGAATGACGATCGGTTTGCCGAGCTGCCATTCACCAGCAAGGCAGTCAAATCGGTGGCACAAAAGATTAAAGACTCCGGCTTCAATGGGATCATTGTCGCCATTACCAATCCGGTGGATGTCATCACTTCGATTTACCAGCAAATTACCGGTCTACCGAAGAAACACGTGATTGGCACTGGGACTTTGCTGGATTCCTCACGAATGAAGCGGGCGGTGGCTGACGAACTTAATTTGGATCCACGGTCAGTTACCGGATTTAATTTGGGTGAACATGGGAACTCCCAATTCACTGCCTGGTCAACCGTTCGGGTACTGAGTCATCCAATTACCGAGATTGCTAAAGAACGCGGCTTGGACCTTGATGCGCTGGACAAAGCTGCCAGAGAAGGCGGGTTCAACGTCTTCCACGGTAAAAAGTACACCAACTATGGTGTCGCCACCGCGGCTGTTCGTTTAGCCAACACGGTGATGAGCGATGCCCACACTGAACTGGCAGTTTCCAACTACCGTGAAGAACTCGGCACCTACTTGTCATACCCAGCGGTTGTCGGTCGTGATGGCATCATTGAACAGGTTCAACTGAAGTTGACTGACGACGAAAAGAAGAAGCTGCAGATTTCAGCTGATTATATTAAGACGAAGTTTAAGGAATCAATGGAAAACTAG
- a CDS encoding TMEM175 family protein → MMKKERVEAFTDAVLAIILTIMILEFKTPESFAISDILDQVPYLISYAIGYLFIGVAWYNHHYMFAKTNWITQNVYWANNLWMFTTSFVPVATAWVGRGLNEQGPEIFYFVVFLAWSSAYYYLSNRLIKANEKDHRPKAAEAIRSMVIYRYMSNWKLVGGQLILSVIVLKFMPALQMVIVTLMIIFIGARFNADSDRLFR, encoded by the coding sequence ATGATGAAAAAAGAACGGGTGGAAGCTTTTACGGATGCCGTTTTGGCAATTATTTTGACGATTATGATTTTGGAGTTCAAGACCCCGGAATCGTTTGCGATTAGTGACATTTTAGATCAAGTGCCATACCTGATTTCCTACGCAATTGGGTATTTGTTCATCGGCGTTGCCTGGTACAATCACCATTACATGTTCGCCAAGACCAATTGGATCACGCAAAATGTGTATTGGGCGAACAACTTGTGGATGTTTACCACGTCCTTTGTCCCTGTGGCGACGGCTTGGGTCGGGCGCGGGTTAAATGAACAGGGGCCGGAAATCTTTTACTTCGTTGTCTTTTTAGCATGGTCGAGTGCTTATTATTATCTGTCCAACCGATTAATCAAGGCCAACGAAAAAGACCACCGACCGAAGGCGGCGGAGGCGATTCGATCGATGGTGATTTATCGATATATGAGTAATTGGAAACTGGTGGGCGGGCAACTCATTTTGTCAGTTATTGTTTTAAAATTCATGCCGGCGCTTCAAATGGTCATTGTCACGTTAATGATTATTTTTATCGGTGCCCGGTTTAACGCGGACAGCGATCGGCTCTTTCGCTAG
- a CDS encoding type II toxin-antitoxin system HicA family toxin has protein sequence MKRKRLLQLFERHGWYLYRHGGNHDIWTNGKEKEVIPRHPNINEWLARDLIRKHQLR, from the coding sequence ATGAAGCGGAAGCGTTTGTTGCAGCTCTTCGAACGGCATGGTTGGTATTTATATCGCCATGGTGGAAATCATGATATTTGGACAAACGGTAAAGAAAAGGAAGTTATTCCACGGCATCCAAATATTAATGAATGGCTTGCTCGAGATCTAATAAGGAAACATCAATTACGTTAA
- a CDS encoding type II toxin-antitoxin system HicB family antitoxin has translation MKDVKVVYPIIIIKDPNDKSVPYIVSIPNLGGYTQGTSIENSIEMGRDFIGLKVLDLIEDGGSVPKSVYSLPDTKPNELATLVDVNISAYRRQHDSHPVKKTVNIPNYLNEKGIESNLNFSQLLTKALEEKFGIKK, from the coding sequence ATGAAAGATGTCAAAGTAGTCTATCCAATCATTATTATAAAAGATCCCAACGATAAATCGGTTCCGTATATTGTTAGTATTCCAAATTTAGGCGGATATACACAAGGTACATCCATTGAAAACTCCATTGAAATGGGCCGAGATTTTATTGGTCTAAAAGTATTAGATCTGATTGAAGACGGAGGTTCTGTGCCAAAATCAGTTTATAGTCTTCCAGACACTAAGCCAAATGAATTGGCCACTTTGGTAGATGTGAATATCAGTGCTTATCGTCGCCAACATGATTCCCATCCTGTCAAGAAAACCGTCAACATTCCAAATTATTTGAATGAAAAAGGAATTGAATCAAACCTAAACTTTTCCCAGTTACTAACGAAAGCATTGGAAGAGAAGTTTGGCATAAAGAAGTAA
- the serC gene encoding 3-phosphoserine/phosphohydroxythreonine transaminase, with protein MTVYNFAAGPATLPDPVIKQIQAELPSINGSGMSIMEISHRSKMFDDIINAAEQDVRDLMDVPDNYHILFFQGGGTGQFAAVPMNLATKHKKIALLDSGHWATRAGDEAANLGYQVNVLASTKDQHYQALPQLNQRISANDYDYLHITTNNTIEGTAYHQLPEHGDVTLVGDLSSNFMAEQYNVNDFGLIFGGVQKNLGPAGVTLVIVRDDLVQTVDHIPSILNYNLFVKKNSMYNTPPVFNIYATGLVLKWLKDQGGIAEIEKVNRQKASLLYDFLDDSKLFANHIKASDRSLTNIPFTTGDADLDTQAITAATEAGLMNLKGHRSVGGLRASLYNAMPLAGVQALVDFLHNFEKQH; from the coding sequence ATGACGGTATACAATTTTGCGGCGGGTCCGGCAACGCTTCCTGATCCGGTTATCAAACAGATTCAAGCTGAACTGCCATCAATCAACGGCAGTGGAATGAGTATTATGGAAATTTCCCATCGTTCCAAAATGTTTGACGACATTATCAATGCAGCAGAACAGGATGTCAGAGACTTGATGGACGTTCCCGATAACTATCACATCCTCTTCTTTCAAGGAGGTGGCACGGGTCAATTTGCCGCCGTTCCGATGAACCTGGCAACCAAGCACAAGAAGATTGCCTTACTGGACAGTGGTCATTGGGCTACCCGGGCTGGTGATGAAGCAGCTAACCTCGGCTACCAAGTTAATGTGTTGGCTTCAACCAAAGATCAGCATTATCAAGCACTGCCACAACTGAACCAGCGAATCTCCGCCAATGATTATGATTATTTACACATCACGACGAATAACACCATTGAAGGCACCGCTTATCATCAGCTGCCCGAACACGGCGATGTGACCTTGGTTGGTGATTTATCTTCCAATTTCATGGCAGAACAATACAACGTCAATGACTTTGGCTTAATCTTCGGCGGCGTCCAAAAGAATCTCGGCCCAGCCGGGGTGACCTTGGTCATCGTCCGAGATGATCTGGTTCAGACAGTCGACCATATTCCAAGCATTCTCAATTACAATTTATTCGTCAAAAAGAACTCGATGTATAATACCCCACCGGTTTTCAACATTTATGCCACCGGATTGGTATTGAAATGGCTGAAGGATCAAGGTGGAATTGCTGAAATTGAGAAGGTAAACCGGCAAAAGGCATCCCTGCTCTACGACTTCTTAGACGACTCAAAATTATTTGCCAACCACATCAAGGCCTCTGACCGTTCGTTGACCAACATTCCATTTACCACTGGTGATGCCGATCTAGATACCCAGGCGATTACAGCAGCCACGGAAGCCGGTTTGATGAATCTCAAGGGTCACCGAAGTGTTGGTGGTCTGCGAGCAAGTCTGTATAACGCGATGCCGCTGGCAGGCGTCCAGGCACTGGTTGATTTCTTACACAACTTTGAAAAACAACATTAG
- a CDS encoding L-lactate dehydrogenase yields MTRKIGVIGMGSVGSTVAHYIVSGGFADDLVLIDINEKKVKADALDFGDAMANLPNHTNIAVNDYDELADADIVISAIGKLQLQRDNPSNDRFIEYPYTQKAAASVAGKIKDSGFNGILIVITNPVDAITSIYQAVTGLPKKHVIGTGTLLDSSRMKRAVAKKLHIDPRSVAGYNLGEHGNSQFTAWSTVRVLGKPITELADKEGLDLDKIDEDARMGGFVVFRGKGYTNYAIASAAVRLANVVLNDARTELPVSNYREELGSYLSYPAIVGRDGIIQQLQLDLTDEELAKLQNCANIIKEKFEESRAKDFAAE; encoded by the coding sequence ATGACAAGAAAAATTGGTGTTATTGGAATGGGAAGTGTGGGCTCTACGGTCGCTCACTATATCGTGTCCGGCGGCTTTGCAGACGACTTGGTACTGATCGATATAAATGAGAAAAAGGTTAAAGCCGACGCCTTAGACTTCGGAGATGCCATGGCCAACTTACCGAATCATACGAACATCGCCGTGAACGATTATGATGAATTGGCCGACGCCGATATCGTGATTTCTGCGATTGGCAAACTCCAGCTGCAACGCGACAATCCCAGCAATGATCGCTTCATTGAGTATCCATATACTCAAAAAGCAGCCGCATCAGTTGCCGGTAAGATCAAGGATTCAGGCTTTAATGGGATTTTAATTGTGATTACCAACCCGGTTGACGCGATCACGTCAATTTATCAGGCGGTCACTGGTTTGCCCAAGAAGCATGTCATTGGAACCGGGACGTTGTTGGATTCGTCACGGATGAAACGGGCTGTTGCCAAGAAATTACATATCGATCCGCGTTCCGTTGCCGGTTATAATTTGGGGGAACACGGGAATTCTCAGTTCACCGCTTGGTCAACCGTGCGGGTCTTAGGCAAACCAATTACTGAATTGGCTGACAAAGAAGGCCTTGACCTTGATAAAATTGATGAAGATGCCCGAATGGGTGGCTTCGTCGTTTTCCGTGGTAAAGGATACACCAACTACGCGATTGCCAGTGCTGCCGTTCGCCTGGCCAACGTTGTGTTAAATGATGCGCGAACTGAACTGCCGGTATCCAATTATCGTGAAGAACTCGGTTCATATTTGTCATACCCAGCCATTGTTGGTCGGGATGGCATTATCCAACAACTCCAACTTGACTTAACAGATGAAGAATTAGCGAAACTGCAAAATTGTGCCAATATCATTAAAGAGAAGTTCGAAGAATCAAGAGCCAAGGACTTTGCGGCTGAATAG
- a CDS encoding histidine phosphatase family protein: MTDFYFVRHGQTAANAAGLKQGTINSEITYLSETGKQQVESLRKGFDISFADRIIVSQLQRTKDTAAILNQSANLPVTYDKRLLEISYGDWDGEKNADLMSKYPKLFDFTLNDVLPAYADVAHGETFDHVIDRVAELMQETATNYPNDKIILVTHGFTIKAAVLAAIGRPKDMMVIEEPDNTSVTRITLQTTTHSYYLRYYNRVVNSQF; this comes from the coding sequence ATGACTGATTTTTACTTTGTTCGCCATGGCCAGACGGCTGCCAACGCCGCCGGATTAAAGCAGGGCACCATTAACTCTGAAATTACCTACCTATCAGAAACCGGAAAGCAACAGGTGGAAAGTTTGCGGAAAGGTTTCGATATTTCGTTTGCGGATAGAATCATTGTCAGCCAACTGCAGCGGACAAAAGACACGGCGGCCATTTTAAATCAGAGCGCGAACTTACCGGTAACCTATGACAAACGACTCCTCGAAATTTCATATGGCGACTGGGATGGTGAGAAGAACGCTGATTTGATGAGCAAATATCCCAAACTTTTTGACTTCACTCTAAATGACGTTCTTCCTGCCTACGCAGATGTGGCACATGGTGAAACTTTCGATCACGTCATCGATCGCGTCGCTGAATTGATGCAGGAAACTGCAACTAATTATCCTAATGACAAGATTATCCTGGTCACTCACGGGTTTACGATCAAAGCGGCTGTGTTGGCAGCCATCGGTCGTCCCAAGGACATGATGGTGATTGAGGAGCCGGATAACACCAGTGTGACCCGGATCACTTTACAGACCACAACCCACTCGTATTATCTGCGGTATTACAACCGGGTTGTCAATTCTCAGTTTTAA
- a CDS encoding DMT family transporter codes for MNWVFLIIAGIFEVVWATAMKYSHGFTNLMPSIVTIVGMLISFFLLAHATKTLPLSIAYPVWTGIGAVGTVIAGIILFGDKISPITWGFVILLLVSIVGIKMTS; via the coding sequence ATGAATTGGGTATTTTTGATTATAGCAGGCATCTTTGAGGTGGTTTGGGCAACGGCGATGAAATATAGCCACGGGTTTACCAACTTGATGCCATCGATTGTCACCATTGTCGGCATGCTGATCAGTTTCTTCCTGTTAGCACATGCCACGAAAACATTACCGCTGAGCATTGCCTATCCAGTATGGACAGGGATTGGAGCCGTTGGAACAGTGATCGCCGGCATTATTCTGTTTGGCGACAAGATTTCTCCGATTACTTGGGGTTTTGTGATTCTGCTGCTGGTAAGCATTGTTGGGATTAAGATGACAAGTTGA
- a CDS encoding peptide ABC transporter substrate-binding protein — protein MRKLRSLLLLALSAILVVTLAACGKTATKSNSQKQTLNLSTTAPLDTIDISKSTGYGQTGNVFESFYRLGKDGKPTAGLAKSGKVSKDGKTWTFTLRNAKWSNGDPITAQDFVYSWRRTLKPSTKSTYAYLFSGIKNADQVNAGKLSPNKIGIKALNNKTVQIQLEKPIAYFKVLMAYPLFGPQNQKIVDKYGKKYGTNSKYMVYSGPFKIQNWNGTGNKWQFVKNNRYWDKQAVKLHKINYTVVSSPTTGLELYQQNKLDLTPLSNEQVKHYKGNKEFQQYPYSFIGYLKYNFKDANQTKRKAMSNKDIRLAISLAIDRQQLTKKVLGDGSDTPTGFVASGLAKNPKTGEDFAKEQTVPNTVDYNVKLAKQHWQKGLKALGTKKVTLTITASNDDPTSNPITQYMKSELQRDLPGFKLDIRNVPSQVANQEVLKGDFDLSLSGWGADFNDPISFLQIPETGTAYNSGKYSNPAYDKLIKQAQNQDANNADKRWDDLVKAAKLFNADQGMTPLYQQVTSYLQKPDLKGVIHNTAGTQWSYKYAYMK, from the coding sequence ATGCGAAAACTCAGATCACTTTTATTATTAGCCTTGAGCGCCATTCTGGTAGTGACTTTGGCGGCTTGTGGCAAAACCGCAACCAAATCCAACAGTCAAAAACAGACATTGAATCTCAGCACGACGGCCCCGTTGGATACGATCGACATTTCAAAATCCACCGGGTATGGCCAGACCGGGAACGTGTTTGAAAGCTTTTATCGCTTGGGGAAAGACGGCAAACCAACTGCTGGCTTGGCTAAGAGCGGTAAGGTTTCCAAAGATGGTAAGACGTGGACCTTTACCTTGCGCAACGCTAAATGGAGCAATGGCGACCCAATCACTGCCCAGGATTTTGTCTACTCGTGGCGCCGAACCCTGAAACCAAGCACCAAATCGACTTACGCCTATTTATTCAGCGGAATTAAAAACGCCGATCAGGTTAACGCCGGCAAGCTCTCACCAAACAAAATCGGTATCAAAGCACTGAATAACAAGACGGTTCAAATCCAACTTGAGAAACCGATTGCTTACTTCAAGGTCCTGATGGCCTATCCATTATTTGGACCGCAAAACCAGAAAATTGTTGATAAATACGGCAAAAAATATGGTACCAACTCCAAGTACATGGTGTACTCCGGACCATTCAAAATTCAAAACTGGAACGGCACCGGCAATAAGTGGCAGTTCGTTAAGAATAACCGTTACTGGGATAAACAGGCCGTTAAGCTCCACAAGATTAACTATACCGTGGTCAGCAGCCCGACGACTGGCCTTGAGTTGTATCAGCAAAACAAGCTGGATTTGACGCCGCTTTCTAATGAACAAGTGAAACATTACAAAGGCAACAAGGAATTTCAGCAGTATCCATATTCATTCATCGGTTACTTGAAGTACAACTTCAAAGACGCCAACCAAACCAAACGCAAAGCCATGAGCAACAAGGACATTCGTCTCGCAATTTCACTAGCCATTGATCGCCAACAGCTGACCAAAAAGGTTCTTGGTGATGGGTCAGACACACCAACTGGCTTTGTGGCCTCCGGATTGGCTAAGAATCCGAAGACTGGCGAAGACTTTGCCAAAGAACAGACTGTTCCAAATACGGTGGATTACAACGTCAAGTTAGCCAAGCAGCATTGGCAGAAAGGTTTGAAAGCCCTTGGTACCAAGAAGGTTACCCTGACAATCACTGCTTCCAACGATGATCCAACCAGCAACCCGATTACACAGTACATGAAGTCTGAATTGCAGCGGGACTTGCCTGGATTTAAGCTCGATATTCGAAATGTGCCGAGCCAAGTTGCCAATCAAGAAGTCTTAAAGGGTGACTTTGACCTGTCATTATCGGGTTGGGGTGCAGATTTCAACGATCCAATTTCCTTCCTGCAGATCCCGGAAACCGGCACCGCATACAACAGCGGCAAGTACAGCAACCCGGCATATGATAAGCTGATTAAACAAGCTCAAAATCAGGATGCCAATAACGCTGACAAACGCTGGGATGATTTGGTTAAGGCAGCTAAATTGTTTAATGCTGATCAGGGGATGACGCCACTGTACCAGCAAGTCACCTCGTATCTGCAAAAGCCCGACTTAAAGGGTGTTATTCATAACACTGCCGGTACTCAGTGGAGTTACAAGTACGCCTATATGAAGTAA